The proteins below come from a single Eremothecium sinecaudum strain ATCC 58844 chromosome II, complete sequence genomic window:
- the RPL42A gene encoding 60S ribosomal protein eL42 (Syntenic homolog of Ashbya gossypii AFR034W; Syntenic homolog of Saccharomyces cerevisiae YHR141C (RPL42B) and YNL162W (RPL42A); 1-intron in Ashbya gossypii), whose translation MVNVPKTRKTFCKGKNCRKHTQHKVTQYKAGKASLFAQGKRRYDRKQSGFGGQTKQIFRKKAKTTKKVVLRLECVACKTKAQLPLKRCKHFELGGEKKQKGQALQF comes from the coding sequence TTAACGTTCCAAAAACCAGAAAGACTTTCTGTAAGGGTAAGAACTGCCGTAAGCACACCCAACACAAGGTTACCCAATACAAGGCTGGTAAGGCTTCCTTGTTTGCTCAAGGTAAGAGAAGATATGACCGTAAACAATCCGGTTTCGGTGGTCAAACCAAGCAAATTTTCCGTAAGAAGGCTAAGACTACCAAGAAGGTTGTCTTGAGATTGGAATGTGTTGCCTGTAAGACTAAGGCTCAATTGCCATTGAAGAGATGTAAGCACTTCGAGTTGGGTGGTGAAAAGAAGCAAAAGGGTCAAGCTTTGCAATTCTGA